A region from the Aegilops tauschii subsp. strangulata cultivar AL8/78 chromosome 5, Aet v6.0, whole genome shotgun sequence genome encodes:
- the LOC109783720 gene encoding uncharacterized protein, producing MACHVKAIVFGAAVLAAFVLATEGRAARKDLGLGLDLGGGGGLGVGTGGGLGVGTGGGVGIGSGIGVGIGGGGGGSGSGSGSGSGSYSGSGSGSGSGSWSGSGSRSGSGSSSAGSSAGSYAESGAGSNAGPGDAGSYAGSRAGSYAGSNAGNGGSGAGSYAGSEAGSYAGSGAGPHGGSGAGSYAGSRAGSYAGSGHGK from the coding sequence ATGGCTTGTCACGTGAAGGCCATTGTGTTTGGCGCCGCCGTCCTGGCAGCATTTGTTCTCGCGACTGAGGGCCGCGCTGCTCGGAAGGACCTGGGGCTGGGCCTCgacctcggcggcggcggcggcctcggggTCGGCACGGGCGGCGGTCTGGGAGTCGGCACCGGTGGTGGCGTGGGCATCGGCTCAGGAATCGGTGTCGGCattggcggtggcggtggcggctcTGGCTCTGGCTCCGGGTCAGGGTCCGGGTCTTACTCAGGCTCAGGCTCAGGCTCCGGGTCTGGGTCTTGGTCTGGCTCAGGCTCAAGGTCGGGCTCTGGCTCGTCATCGGCAGGGTCAAGTGCAGGCTCGTACGCCGAGTCGGGCGCGGGCTCGAACGCAGGGCCAGGCGACGCAGGGTCGTACGCCGGTTCACGGGCTGGCTCCTACGCGGGCTCCAACGCCGGGAACGGAGGCTCCGGCGCTGGCTCGTACGCCGGCTCTGAGGCTGGCTCGTACGCAGGGTCCGGTGCTGGCCCACATGGTGGGTCCGGGGCCGGCTCGTACGCGGGGTCCAGGGCTGGCTCCTACGCTGGCAGCGGGCATGGCAAGTGA